In the genome of Monodelphis domestica isolate mMonDom1 chromosome 2, mMonDom1.pri, whole genome shotgun sequence, one region contains:
- the RPL7L1 gene encoding 60S ribosomal protein L7-like 1 has product MAEPETKRKIPLVPENLLKKRKAYQALKATQAKQALLEKRKQKRGTQLKFKRLESFVHESHRVVRDVARLRRLDSKPGCYVLKDGQHLGFVVRMERINGVSDKVIKTIEELRLKKIYSGVFVKMTPSSLKKLRIIEPYVAWGYPNLKSVRELILKRGQARINNKKVSLTDNTLIEEYLGKFGIICLEDVIHEIYSVGEHFPRVSRFLCPFPLSVARHAAKNRVGFLKEMGKPGYRGESINQLIRQLN; this is encoded by the exons ATGGCGGAGCCCGA GACCAAAAGAAAGATTCCTTTGGTTCCGGAGAATctcctgaagaagagaaaagctTACCAAGCACTCAAAGCCACTCAGGCGAAGCAGGCACTTTTGGAAAAGAGGAAG CAAAAGAGAGGGACTCAGCTCAAATTCAAGCGGCTGGAATCATTTGTCCATGAATCCCATCGGGTAGTCCGTGATGTAGCTCGTCTCAGGCGCCTGGATTCAAAGCCTGGGTGCTACGTGCTGAAGGATGGACAGCACCTGGGCTTTGTGGTCCGGATGGAGAG gattaATGGGGTGAGTGACAAGGTGATAAAGACAATAGAGGAACTTCGCCTGAAGAAAATTTATAGTGGTGTCTTTGTTAAAATGACCCCATCTTCCTTAAAGAAACTACGAATTATAGAACCTTATGTAGCCTGGGG aTATCCTAACCTAAAATCAGTCCGAGAGCTCATTCTAAAACGAGGACAAGCCAGGATAAATAATAAGAAAGTCTCCCTAACAGATAATACTCTGATTGAGGAGTATCTAG GGAAGTTCGGTATCATTTGCCTGGAAGATGTCATCCATGAAATCTACTCAGTGGGAGAGCATTTCCCCCGGGTCTCAAGGTTCCTGTGTCCTTTCCCCTTGTCCGTGGCCCGCCATGCTGCCAAGAATAGAGTGGGCTTCCTCAAGGAAATGGGCAAACCCGGCTATCGAGGTGAAAGCATCAATCAGCTCATTCGACAGCTAAACTAG
- the C2H6orf226 gene encoding uncharacterized protein C6orf226 homolog, with the protein MQPGTTGGDDSEPGLMGREDPEFGPAGKKDSGPALAVGDAVRPPAPGLPPRDEEGGGAPLGGAIRAQDPAAEQAISAHSRGPGLRFAAPGGPAPPEEEEAPEPRAVSLSDVLQLVQQGQDIPGLEKLHITATCREPTASRIPRKPKPWETPLPTSPGLPSP; encoded by the coding sequence ATGCAGCCCGGCACTACGGGTGGGGACGACTCAGAGCCCGGCCTGATGGGAAGGGAGGACCCAGAGTTCGGCCCTGCGGGAAAAAAGGACTCGGGGCCCGCCCTCGCCGTCGGGGATGCAGTGAGGCCCCCGGCTCCCGGGCTGCCCCCGCGGGATGAGGAGGGTGGTGGGGCCCCCCTCGGAGGAGCAATCCGGGCCCAAGACCCGGCGGCTGAGCAGGCGATATCAGCTCATTCCCGAGGCCCGGGCCTACGCTTTGCAGCTCCAGGGGGCCCGGCGCCGCCGGAGGAAGAGGAGGCCCCGGAACCTCGCGCCGTGTCTCTCTCCGACGTCCTGCAGCTGGTTCAGCAAGGCCAGGACATTCCTGGGCTGGAGAAGCTGCACATCACGGCCACCTGCAGGGAGCCCACCGCATCGCGGATTCCCCGGAAACCCAAGCCTTGGGAAACCCCGCTCCCGACCAGCCCCGGCTTGCCCTCGCCCTAG